The genomic interval TTTTGGTCACCGGATTGATCTGGTGGAGTATCACCCGGCTTATCATCAGTTGATGCAGGCGGCGATTGAGGCTGGTCATCATGCGCTGCCCTGGGTGAGTTCAAAACCTGGGGCTCATGTGGTGCGGGCCGCGATTGAATACCTGCATACCCAGGCTGATGCCGGTTCGGGCTGTCCGCTGACCATGACCTTTGCATCCATTCCGGCTTTGCGGCACCAGCCGGAGATAGCGGAGGACTGGATTCCCAGAATTACCGTCAACACCTATGACCCCCGTAATATTCCGTTTGATCAGAAAAACGGTGTGACCATTGGCATGGCAATGACCGAAAAGCAGGGTGGCTCGGATGTCCGTGCCAATACCACGCAGGCGCGGCCAGTGGGGGTATCAGGGCCAGGACAGGAATATCTGATTACCGGCCATAAGTGGTTTTGTTCTGCGCCTATGTGCGACGCGTTTTTGATGTTGGCGTATACCGGTAATGGTCTCAGTTGTTTTCTCCTGCCGCGTTGGAAGCCCGATGGCAGCAAAAATAATTTTTATATTCAGAGACTCAAAAACAAATTGGGTAACGTTTCCAATGCATCCTCGGAAATGGAGTATTGGGATGCGCATGCCTGGATGATTGGCCCGGAAGGTCGGGGTATCAATACCATTTTGGAAATGGTGGCCATGACCCGGTTTGATTGCATGGTCGGGTCGTCGGCACAAATGCGGCTGGCAGTTGCGCAGGCGTTACACCATACCGCCGGTCGCTCGGCTTTTGGCAAACCGTTACATCAACAGCCACTGATGCAGAATGTGCTGGCGGATCTGGCCTTGGAGGCCGAAGCGGCACTGGCTATCTCCATGCGCATTGCCCGGGCGCTGGATCACGCCGATGATGACTCTGAGCAGGCACTGGTACGCATCGGTACCGCCCTGGGTAAATACTGGATCTGCAAGCGCACGGTTCAGCACAGCTACGAAGCGATGGAATCGATTGGAGCGGTGGCGATGATCGAAGACAACGTACTGGCACGGTTGTACCGGGATGCTCCGGTCAATGCCATTTGGGAAGGTTCCGGAAATATTCAATGTCTGGATGTGATCCGGGTCATGAAGAAAGACCCGGTTTGTTTTGAGGGGCTGTTAGAACAGCTTGAACCGGCAGCACAGGCTGCCAATGAGCTGCGATCGTTGATTGATCAGGTGATCAAACCACTGGCCTCCAGTCAGGATAATCTCGAATATCAGGCCCGAACCCTGGTTGAGAGTCTGGCATT from Gynuella sunshinyii YC6258 carries:
- a CDS encoding acyl-CoA dehydrogenase family protein, whose amino-acid sequence is MVTETHKVFNQPEPLENYNAYTSDRVLHHWLQVFGGNWGEEALTQYGHRVGHDLLDAGFQANKYKPEFHSHDRFGHRIDLVEYHPAYHQLMQAAIEAGHHALPWVSSKPGAHVVRAAIEYLHTQADAGSGCPLTMTFASIPALRHQPEIAEDWIPRITVNTYDPRNIPFDQKNGVTIGMAMTEKQGGSDVRANTTQARPVGVSGPGQEYLITGHKWFCSAPMCDAFLMLAYTGNGLSCFLLPRWKPDGSKNNFYIQRLKNKLGNVSNASSEMEYWDAHAWMIGPEGRGINTILEMVAMTRFDCMVGSSAQMRLAVAQALHHTAGRSAFGKPLHQQPLMQNVLADLALEAEAALAISMRIARALDHADDDSEQALVRIGTALGKYWICKRTVQHSYEAMESIGAVAMIEDNVLARLYRDAPVNAIWEGSGNIQCLDVIRVMKKDPVCFEGLLEQLEPAAQAANELRSLIDQVIKPLASSQDNLEYQARTLVESLALAWQAAMLIEYGDGRVADLFVCSRLSRHPGSMYGTLPAGSDCAYVIERARPDISAD